Proteins from a single region of Oncorhynchus keta strain PuntledgeMale-10-30-2019 chromosome 20, Oket_V2, whole genome shotgun sequence:
- the LOC118399207 gene encoding syndecan-2-A-like, with the protein MRNIWIILTLGITAFLSGERIADAAKSSSEVDELFIDDTGSGGYYPEDDDDFNSGSGSGTAEEVIEEAVTVSTLYIAPKAEPTQDSTKDFTPRVETDTPREDLPGETPWKPVRTEPPVPVTEDVRKNQITSTPSSPLEPIDVRSENLFQRTEVLAAVIAGGVIGFLFAIFLILLLVYRMRKKDEGSYDLGERKPSGAAYQKAPTKEFYA; encoded by the exons ATAGCGGACGCGGCCAAGTCGTCCTCCGAAGTGGATGAACTTTTCATTGACGACACAGGGTCCGGGGGCTACTACCCCGAGGATGACGACGACTTTAACTCGGGGTCAGGATCAG GCACTGCTGAGGAGGTGATCGAGGAGGCGGTGACCGTGAGCACGCTGTACATTGCGCCCAAAGCAGAACCCACCCAGGACTCCACCAAAGACTTCACTcccagagtggagacagacacgCCCAGAGAAGACCTGCCTGGGGAAACGCCCTGGAAGCCAGTCAGAACTGAG cccccagTACCCGTCACCGAGGATGTACGCAAGAACCAGATCACCAGCACCCCCAGCTCCCCCCTGGAGCCCATCGATGTTCGCTCGGAAAACCTCTTCCAGAGGACGGAGGTGCTGGCAG cTGTCATTGCGGGTGGAGTTATTGGCTTCCTCTTCGccatcttcctcatcctcctcttggTTTACCGCATGAGGAAGAAGGACGAGGGCAGCTACGACCTGGGAGAGAGGAAACCCTCTGGGGCAGCCTATCAGAAGGCCCCAACCAAGGAGTTTTATGCATAA